The Bradyrhizobium sp. WBAH42 genome includes a window with the following:
- a CDS encoding type 1 glutamine amidotransferase domain-containing protein, with product MTQHVLFIVTNAAVIGPHSRKTGFFFAEVAHPFEVLDKAGVAVEFASPAGGWTPYDAYDEKDPAQKEFLASKAFRRLNHSRKLSEVDAADYDAILVPGGLGPMVDIQRNAAVQSAIVRAWSTGKLVAAVCHGPCALLGVDLGDGVPFVRGKKLTSFSKKEEYDYARDDVPYELEDALRAEGAEYSSAANWQPHVVVDGRLITGQNPASAGALGIELLAALKDRSSAAKI from the coding sequence GTGACCCAGCATGTCCTCTTCATTGTCACCAACGCAGCCGTGATCGGTCCGCATAGTCGCAAGACCGGCTTCTTTTTCGCCGAGGTCGCCCATCCTTTCGAGGTGCTCGACAAGGCTGGGGTCGCAGTGGAGTTCGCGTCCCCGGCCGGGGGGTGGACGCCTTACGATGCGTACGACGAGAAAGATCCCGCTCAGAAGGAGTTTCTCGCGAGCAAAGCCTTTCGCCGCTTGAATCACAGTCGCAAATTGTCCGAGGTGGACGCCGCCGACTACGACGCCATCCTGGTGCCCGGCGGACTTGGGCCCATGGTGGACATCCAGCGCAATGCTGCGGTCCAGAGTGCCATCGTGCGTGCCTGGAGCACTGGCAAGCTCGTCGCCGCTGTCTGTCACGGACCGTGCGCGCTGCTTGGCGTTGACCTTGGCGATGGCGTCCCTTTCGTGCGCGGCAAGAAGCTCACGTCCTTCTCGAAGAAGGAAGAGTACGACTACGCCCGCGATGACGTGCCTTACGAGCTTGAGGACGCGTTGAGGGCAGAGGGTGCCGAGTACTCGTCCGCAGCCAACTGGCAACCTCACGTCGTCGTCGATGGCCGGCTCATCACGGGGCAGAATCCCGCGTCGGCCGGAGCGCTGGGAATAGAGTTGCTGGCCGCCCTCAAGGATAGGAGCAGCGCCGCGAAGATTTGA
- a CDS encoding Ku protein, giving the protein MAPRANWKGFLRLSLVTCPVALYPATSDTEKVSFNQINRKTGHRIKYLKVDAETGDEVTSEDIVKGYKVDTDTYIEVTKDELDDIALDSTHTIEIDEFVPKADIDNRYLIRPYYLVPDGKVGHDAFAVIRETIRSMDKVAIGRVVLTNREHIIALEPLENGLMGTLLRYPYEVRSEKEYFDDIQDVKLTRDMLDLAKHIVEKKSGAFEPELFEDHYETALIDLINKKRSGMPITAKAAPKTGGNVISLMDALKKSIASEKEAAPAAKVARDTAKESAKAKKPKKRVEGQREMLLPISGKGGKDAAAKAATTPKKAADKPVRAPARAKKAG; this is encoded by the coding sequence ATGGCCCCCCGCGCCAATTGGAAGGGTTTTCTGCGTCTGTCGCTCGTGACCTGCCCGGTCGCGCTCTATCCGGCCACTTCGGATACCGAGAAGGTCTCGTTCAACCAGATCAACCGCAAGACCGGCCACCGTATCAAGTACCTCAAGGTCGACGCCGAGACCGGCGACGAGGTGACTTCCGAGGACATCGTCAAGGGCTACAAGGTCGACACCGACACGTATATCGAGGTCACCAAGGACGAGCTGGACGACATCGCGCTCGACTCCACCCACACGATCGAGATCGACGAGTTCGTGCCCAAGGCCGACATCGACAACCGCTATCTGATCCGCCCCTACTACCTCGTGCCGGACGGCAAGGTCGGCCACGACGCCTTTGCCGTGATCCGTGAGACCATCCGCAGCATGGACAAGGTCGCGATCGGCCGCGTGGTGCTGACCAACCGCGAGCACATCATCGCGCTGGAGCCGCTCGAGAACGGGCTGATGGGCACGCTGTTGCGCTATCCCTACGAGGTCCGCAGCGAGAAGGAATATTTCGACGACATCCAGGACGTGAAGCTGACGCGGGACATGCTCGACCTTGCCAAGCACATCGTCGAGAAGAAGTCCGGCGCGTTCGAGCCCGAGCTGTTCGAGGATCATTACGAGACCGCTCTGATCGATCTCATCAACAAGAAGCGCAGCGGCATGCCGATCACCGCCAAGGCCGCACCGAAGACCGGCGGCAACGTCATCAGCCTGATGGACGCGCTGAAGAAGAGCATCGCGAGCGAGAAGGAGGCTGCTCCCGCGGCGAAGGTCGCCAGGGACACGGCTAAGGAAAGCGCCAAGGCCAAGAAGCCGAAGAAGCGCGTCGAAGGCCAGCGCGAGATGCTGCTGCCGATATCAGGCAAGGGCGGCAAGGACGCTGCGGCCAAGGCTGCGACCACGCCGAAGAAGGCCGCCGACAAGCCGGTACGAGCCCCCGCGCGGGCAAAGAAGGCCGGCTAA
- a CDS encoding response regulator transcription factor: MRLLVVEDDPDLNRQLTKALTDAGYVVDRAFDGEEGHYLGDNEPYDAVVLDIGLPKKDGISVLEAWRRNGRTMPVLILTARDRWSDKVQGFDAGADDYVAKPFHLEEVLARIRALLRRSTGHAQSELTCGPVTLDTRTGRVSVSGNPVKMTSHEYRLLAYLMHHSGRVVSRTELVEHLYDQDFDRDSNTIEVFVGRIRKKLDVDIIQTVRGLGYLLTPPPAPGA, encoded by the coding sequence GTGCGCCTGCTCGTTGTTGAGGACGACCCCGATCTCAATCGCCAGCTCACCAAGGCGCTGACCGACGCCGGCTATGTCGTCGATCGGGCCTTCGACGGGGAGGAGGGGCACTATCTGGGTGACAACGAGCCGTATGACGCCGTGGTGCTCGATATCGGCCTGCCCAAGAAGGACGGCATCTCGGTGCTGGAGGCCTGGCGCCGCAACGGCCGCACCATGCCGGTCCTGATCCTTACCGCACGCGACCGCTGGAGCGACAAGGTGCAGGGCTTCGATGCCGGCGCCGACGATTACGTGGCAAAACCGTTCCATCTGGAGGAGGTGCTGGCGCGCATCCGCGCCCTGCTGCGCCGCTCCACCGGCCATGCCCAGAGCGAATTGACCTGCGGCCCGGTTACGCTCGACACCCGGACCGGCCGGGTCAGCGTGTCGGGCAATCCCGTCAAGATGACCTCGCACGAATATCGGCTTCTGGCCTACCTGATGCATCATTCCGGGCGGGTGGTCTCGCGCACCGAGCTCGTCGAGCATCTCTACGACCAGGATTTCGACCGCGACTCCAACACCATCGAGGTCTTCGTCGGCCGCATCCGCAAGAAGCTCGACGTCGACATCATCCAGACCGTCCGCGGCCTCGGTTATCTCCTGACCCCGCCGCCGGCGCCGGGCGCTTGA
- a CDS encoding Flp family type IVb pilin: MRLVRSFLADENAATAIEYGLIAAGIALAIVTIVNSTGAALLNNKFNSVSTAMK; the protein is encoded by the coding sequence ATGCGTCTGGTTAGGTCCTTTCTTGCCGATGAGAATGCCGCAACCGCAATCGAGTACGGCCTGATCGCCGCGGGGATCGCCCTGGCAATCGTGACCATCGTCAACAGCACGGGCGCTGCGCTGCTCAACAACAAGTTCAACTCAGTCAGCACGGCGATGAAGTAA
- a CDS encoding putative quinol monooxygenase — protein MTQSPSKITAILVARPGKSAELSALLVGMAPPSRAEPGNLRWDVWRDISNEDRYVLDELYRDVAAVEAHRASPHYQAYLAKIPELADRTAVVLEALEVGDR, from the coding sequence ATGACGCAATCGCCATCCAAGATCACCGCTATCCTGGTTGCTCGCCCGGGCAAGTCCGCTGAACTCAGCGCATTGCTTGTCGGCATGGCACCGCCTTCCAGGGCTGAGCCCGGCAACCTGCGTTGGGATGTCTGGCGCGACATATCGAACGAAGATCGCTACGTTCTCGACGAGCTGTACCGCGACGTTGCGGCCGTCGAAGCTCACCGAGCCTCGCCGCATTACCAGGCCTACCTGGCCAAAATTCCCGAGCTGGCTGATCGGACGGCCGTGGTCTTGGAAGCGCTCGAGGTTGGAGACAGGTGA